In Zingiber officinale cultivar Zhangliang chromosome 6A, Zo_v1.1, whole genome shotgun sequence, a single genomic region encodes these proteins:
- the LOC121996137 gene encoding adenylate kinase, chloroplastic-like yields MASLAFSSATTTKATSKPGPLFLLPPNRLRVEAVGFSHLPERPRISLRHGSNQGHRISSQFPPKTSVVSKQSTEVEVNMNTEDCLKVMISGAPASGKGTQCELIKNKYGLVHIAAGDLLREEIAAGTEKGKRAKEYMEKGLLVPSEIVVMMVKDRLLQPDAQEKGWLLDGYPRSLEQAKALEELGIRPDIFILLDVSEENLVERVVGRRLDPETGKIYHLKYSPPENEEIAARLAQRFDDTEEKVKLRLQTHHQNVEDVLSTYEDVIVRIKGDAAKEDVFAEIDKVLSSVKEKKSQASMDSKAAAV; encoded by the exons ATGGCGTCTTTAGCATTTTCTTCGGCGACGACTACGAAAGCTACGTCAAAGCCCGGACCTTTGTTTTTGCTCCCTCCCAATCGGCTCAGAGTTGAAGCCGTCGGCTTCTCCCATTTGCCGGAGAGACCGAGAATCTCTCTGCGTCACGGAAGCAACCAAGGACACAGGATATCCTCCCAGTTTCCGCCAAAGACATCAGTAGTCTCGAAACAATCAACCGAG GTCGAGGTCAACATGAATACTGAGGACTGTTTGAAGGTTATGATATCTGGAGCACCCGCATCTGGGAAGGGAACACAATGCGAGCTTATCAAAAACAAA TATGGGTTGGTTCATATAGCTGCAGGAGATTTGCTGAGGGAAGAAATTGCAGCTGGAACAGAAAAGGGGAAACGTGCTAAAGAATATATGGAGAAGGGATTGTTAGTCCCGAGTGAAATAGTTGTTATG ATGGTGAAAGACAGACTTCTCCAGCCAGATgctcaagaaaaaggatggctcTTAGATGGATACCCAAGGAGCTTAGAACAAGCAAAAGCATTAGAAGAACTTGGAATTAGGCCTGACATTTTTATTCTACTGGAT GTTTCTGAAGAAAACCTTGTTGAAAGAGTTGTCGGCAGAAGACTCGATCCTGAAACTGGGAAAATATACCACCTGAAATACTCTCCGCCTGAGAATGAAGAAATCGCAGCAAGACTTGCACAGCGTTTTGATGATACAGAGGAAAAG GTAAAACTGAGGTTGCAGACTCATCACCAAAATGTTGAAGACGTACTTTCAACATATGAAGACGTCATAGTCAGG ATCAAAGGAGATGCTGCAAAAGAAGATGTATTTGCTGAAATAGACAAGGTATTGTCTTCAGTAAAAGAGAAGAAATCACAAGCAAGCATGGACTCCAAGGCTGCTGCTGTGTAG